From a region of the Castanea sativa cultivar Marrone di Chiusa Pesio chromosome 10, ASM4071231v1 genome:
- the LOC142612408 gene encoding uncharacterized protein LOC142612408, which yields MASSGQASAIIKIDESHPFFLHHAENPGAILVSQSLIGGENYPTWAKSMERALRIKNKFWLIDKSASLTSAMEKNPFLVQSWSRCNEIVISWIVNCVSPRIATSMVYRKTTKEVWKKLQNMFSQGNGPRNYEPLPTCSCEKCVCHINEKISNIHHREAVMQFLMGLNDSFSHIRGQILLMDPIPSVEKVFSLLIQDEKQRSVGHGSNNGPFVESTALAAKAMNLDSKTFKKTKEKPTCSHCGLRGHTLEKCYKLHGYPPGYKTKPRANQVSSFDADQESVAVTTQQAFPFTME from the exons ATGGCTTCTTCTGGTCAAGCTTCTGCAATCATCAAAATTGATGAATCTCATCCATTTTTCCTTCATCATGCTGAAAATCCTGGtgcgatattagtctcacaatCATTGATTGGAGGTGAGAACTATCCTACATGGGCAAAATCAATGGAGAGAGCCCTTAGGATCAAGAACAAGTTCTGGTTGATTGATAAATCGGCTTCTTTGACTTCAGCCATGGAGAAAAATCCTTTCTTGGTTCAAAGCTGGTCACGGTGCAATGAaattgtgatttcttggattgTTAATTGTGTCTCTCCCAGAATAGCCACGAGCATGGTGTATCGCAAGACTACTAAGGAAGTCTGGAAGAAGCTCCAGAACATGTTTTCTCAGGGTAATGGACCTAGG AACTATGAACCTCTTCCTACATGTTCTTGTGAGAAGTGTGTGTGTCATATAAATGAGAAGATCTCAAATATTCATCACAGAGAAGCTGTTATGCAATTTTTAATGGGTCTCAATGACTCTTTCTCTCACATTCGAGGACAAATTTTGTTGATGGATCCTATTCCATCTGTTGAGAAAGTCTTCTCTTTGCTGATTCAAGATGAGAAGCAAAGATCAGTTGGGCATGGCAGCAACAATGGTCCTTTTGTGGAGTCCACAGCACTTGCAGCTAAGGCCATGAATCTTGATTCTAAGACCTTCAAGAAAACTAAGGAAAAGCCTACTTGCAGCCACTGTGGATTGCGTGGTCACACCCTGGAGAAGTGCTATAAACTCCATGGCTACCCTCCTGGCTACAAGACCAAGCCAAGGGCTAATCAGGTTTCATCTTTTGATGCTGATCAAGAGTCTGTTGCTGTTACCACTCAACAAGCATTTCCTTTTACAATGGAGTAA